Genomic segment of Alcanivorax borkumensis SK2:
GGATCTGAATTGGGGCCGTTAATGGCGGCATTCGCGCTGCATTCGACGCCCTTGGCAGAGGGAGAAGTGCGGCCCAGCCTTCATTTCGCATCGTCAATGGATGGCAGCCAGATTTCCCAGGTGCTTCAGGAACTGAACCCGCGCACGACACTGGTGCTGGTGTCGTCTAAATCCTTTACTACTGTGGATACGTTGCACAACGCCAATACGGCACGTAGCTGGATGGCCCGTGCACTGGGGCTTGAAATGGATAACGAAGCGATGCTGCGTTGCCATTTTATTGGTATTTCCGCACAACCGGACAAGATGACCGCGTGGGGGATTCCATCGACTAACCAGTTACAGTTCTGGGATTGGGTGGGCGGGCGTTATTCTTTGTGGTCTGCTATTGGTTTGCCCATTGCACTTACCGTGGGGATGCATGGGTTTCGTGAGTTGCTGGCGGGTGCCCATGACATGGATCTCCACTTTCGCCAGCGCCCATGGCACGAGAATATTCCGGTTATGTTGGCTTTGGTGGATGTGTGGAATATCAATTTTCTGGATATCCGCGCCCGTGCAGTGCTGCCCTACGATGGCCGCTTAAAATATCTGCCTGCTTATCTAGAACAGTTAGAGATGGAGTCTAACGGGAAGAGTGTGTCGCGTAATGGCGACCCTGTGGATTACCACACCTGTCCGGTGATTTGGGGTGAGGTTGGCCCGAATGCACAGCATGCCTTTTTCCAGTTGTTGCACCAGGGTACTCAGCCGGTGGCGTGCGAGTTTTTGATGACCGCACGGCGCTATACCGAAAGCGCACATTCGGGTGCGGCGGTGGAATTGGAAGGCCAGCATGCTCTGTCTAACGCCAATTGCCTGGCTCAATCGCGTTTGTTGGCGTTTGGCGAGCAGGCTTTGGATTCAACGTTGGCTTTGCCTGCTTACAAGCGTTATCGGGGTAATCAGCCCAGCACCACTCTGGTGCTGGATGAGTTGTCGCCTAGAACCCTTGGCTCCTTGCTGGCCATGTATGAGCATAAGGTGTTTGCCCAAGCGGTGATTTGGGGAATTAACCCTTTTGATCAATGGGGCGTGGAGATGGGTAAGGTGATTGCCACCGATATGTTGGCGGTTCTGGCGGACCCTGATGGCGCCCATGAGGTGGATGATTCCTCACTGTCGTTAGCGCGCCATATCGCGTGCAAGCAAGCGACGCAATAACATTAAACACGAATGCAAATGGACAGAGCCCTCCCTTATCATGCTGTGCCAGCTGGTTGTGTGCTCTGTGCCTTACAAGGATGACATTAATGACTCACCCCATTCCCGCTTCGATTTTTCGTGCTTACGATATTCGCGGTATTTATAACGAAACGCTCACGGATGCATGGGCTTATGAAATTGGTCGGGCGATTGGGTCCGAGGTGCAAGCTCAAGGACAGACGGCCATCGCTATAGGGCGAGATGGGCGCTTGTCTGGTCCCGCTTTGTTGCAGGCCTTGAGTGAGGGTGTTCAGTCCACGGGGTGCGCAGTAGTGAATGTGGGGTTGGTACCGACGCCTGTGCTGTATTTTGCAACGCATCATATTGAGGGGCTCAATTCCGGTGTGATGCTGACTGGTAGCCATAACCCGGGCAATTACAATGGTTTTAAAATTGTAATTGACGGTGTGACACTCTCGGGTGAACGCATTCAGGCGTTGCATCGCAGAATTGTAGATCAGCGCTTTGCTGAAGGGCAGGGCGAGTATCGTGAGCAGGATGTGCTGGTGGACTACCAGGCTGCGTTTTTG
This window contains:
- the pgi gene encoding glucose-6-phosphate isomerase; this translates as MVPEQNDLTESSVWLQLENLAREEGSLHLSDFFVQELGRCAHFCLESDGLLVDLSKQRVSSHARDLLVSLADERGLDRWSEALFAGAEVNCTENRSAKHWLLRDPSDQAAEIHGQLEIMDSIVSRVLEGQWRGVLGDAITDVVNVGVGGSELGPLMAAFALHSTPLAEGEVRPSLHFASSMDGSQISQVLQELNPRTTLVLVSSKSFTTVDTLHNANTARSWMARALGLEMDNEAMLRCHFIGISAQPDKMTAWGIPSTNQLQFWDWVGGRYSLWSAIGLPIALTVGMHGFRELLAGAHDMDLHFRQRPWHENIPVMLALVDVWNINFLDIRARAVLPYDGRLKYLPAYLEQLEMESNGKSVSRNGDPVDYHTCPVIWGEVGPNAQHAFFQLLHQGTQPVACEFLMTARRYTESAHSGAAVELEGQHALSNANCLAQSRLLAFGEQALDSTLALPAYKRYRGNQPSTTLVLDELSPRTLGSLLAMYEHKVFAQAVIWGINPFDQWGVEMGKVIATDMLAVLADPDGAHEVDDSSLSLARHIACKQATQ